From a region of the Mycobacterium sp. SMC-8 genome:
- a CDS encoding enoyl-CoA hydratase/isomerase family protein, whose translation MLLSSDRDGVRTLTLNRPERRNALDARLWVELADALRQLKRDRGIRALVLTGAGGAFCSGADIGTGEQIHPRYKLDRLTDVALALHELAVPTIAKVTGIAVGAGWNLALGCDLVVATPQSRFCQIFSKRGLSVDLGGSWLLPRLVGLQQAKRLVLLADMIGADEAHALGLVTWVKSGDEIDAFVDDLAGRLAGGPPFALAQSKALLNDGANATLREALANEARAQPGNFATADSGEAYAAFAAKRDPAFTGAWALYDDATDKDEE comes from the coding sequence GTGCTGCTGTCGTCAGACCGCGACGGGGTCCGCACGCTGACGTTGAACCGCCCCGAGCGGCGAAACGCGCTCGACGCCCGGCTGTGGGTCGAACTCGCCGATGCCCTGCGGCAGCTCAAGCGGGACCGCGGCATCCGGGCGCTGGTGCTCACCGGTGCCGGTGGCGCGTTCTGTTCGGGAGCCGACATCGGTACCGGTGAGCAGATCCATCCGCGCTACAAGCTGGACCGCCTCACCGACGTGGCTTTGGCGCTGCACGAGCTCGCCGTGCCGACCATAGCGAAGGTCACCGGCATCGCCGTCGGTGCGGGCTGGAACCTGGCGCTCGGTTGCGATCTGGTGGTCGCCACGCCGCAGTCACGGTTCTGCCAGATCTTCTCCAAACGCGGGCTGTCCGTCGACCTCGGCGGTTCGTGGCTGCTGCCCAGGCTCGTCGGACTGCAGCAGGCCAAACGCCTGGTGCTGCTCGCCGACATGATTGGCGCCGACGAGGCGCACGCGCTGGGCCTCGTCACCTGGGTCAAGTCCGGCGACGAGATCGACGCGTTCGTCGACGACCTCGCCGGCCGGCTGGCCGGCGGGCCCCCCTTCGCGCTGGCGCAGAGCAAGGCTCTGCTCAACGACGGCGCCAACGCGACACTGCGCGAGGCGCTGGCCAACGAGGCGCGCGCGCAACCGGGTAACTTCGCGACCGCGGATTCGGGCGAGGCCTACGCCGCGTTCGCGGCCAAGCGCGATCCGGCGTTCACCGGGGCGTGGGCCCTGTATGACGACGCCACCGACAAGGATGAGGAGTAG